The Flavobacteriales bacterium nucleotide sequence TAACACTGAGTAATACCGATGTTACTTGTCAGGGTAATTGCGATGGAACTTCTGCTGTGGTCATAAATGGAGGAACAGCACCCTATACACAAGATTGGTTAACCAATGCAGGAGTAAGTACTGGTCAATCCGGAACCAGCGCCTCCAATTTCTGCGCAGGCGATTATATTCTGGAAGTAACCGATGCAGCAGGTTGTATTGCTTTTGCTCCGTTTACCTTATCCGAACCAGATAGTTTATTATTCAGTTTGCCATTTACCCAATCTCCATCTTGCTTTAACACCTGTGATGGAATTGCAGTGGCCATTGTAATTGAAGGAACATTGCCTTATGGGTTTAGCTGGAACGATCCTTCTTCGCAAACTACTGCAACTGCAATTAATATGTGTGCCGGTTCGTATGTAGTTACAGTGACCGATGGCAATGGATGTACATCCACTCAATCTGTAACTGTAGATGCGCCATTGGCAATCACCTTGTTGTTGGATAGCACAGATGCATCCTGTTCTACAGTAGCAGATGGTGCTATTAATGCAACACCATCCGGTGGAGCAGGCGGATTTATTTTTAGCTGGACAGGTCCGAACGGATTTACAGCGAACACCGAAGATTTGACCAATATTTTTTCCGGAACGTATTTTATTACCGTTACAGATGCAAACGGTTGTTCACTTAAAGATTCCATTGTAGTAGGAGCTATTTTGGTAGTGGATGCCAATGCAGGAAACGATACTTCATTATGTATGAATAATGTTACCGGAATTACACTTACCGGCTCCGGTGGCGTAACCTATGAATGGTATGATTTGGCAGGTAATTTATTAAGCAGTTCAAATGTGCTTAACGTAACACCATTAGGAGGAACAACCTCCTACATTTTAGTTGCAAATAATAGTGGATGCTTAGATCGCGATACCGTGGATGTATCGGTTAATCCATTGCCGTTTGTAAGCGCCGGACCCGATGTAGATATTATTTTAAATACTTCAACTGTTATTGGTGGAAGTCCAACCACCTCTGCCACGAATACAGTAGTGTGGGTACCTTCTGTTGGATTAGACGATTCAACCGCATTTAATCCAAATGCAAGTCCTGATTCAAGCACAACGTATATTGTTTATGCCACCGATCTCAATGGTTGCGTAAATAGCGATACCATGCGCGTGCAGGTGTTCCCCGACATTTCTTTCCCTAATGGGTTTTCACCAAATGGTGATGGAACCAATGATGTTTGGGTCATCGATTTTATAGATATGTTCCCCGACTGTCAGGTAGAAGTGTATAATCGTTGGGGACAATTACTTTTCCTTTCGGTAGGTTACCATACACCTTGGGATGGCACTTACAACAATCAACCTGTTCCGGTGGGGACTTATTATTACATCATTAATCTGAATCATCCATTATATCCGGATGCGTTCACTGGACCATTAACTGTATTACGATAGATGATGAGAAGAATTTTTATATTTCTGTTTCTGCTGAGTGCCTTCACAAGTGATGCGCAACATCATCCGATGTTCAGTCAGTATTTTTTCAATGATTTTTTCATTAATCCTGCAGTGGCCGGAAGTCATGAATGGTATGATGTAAGAAGCAACCACCGCTATCAATGGGTGGGATTGACCGATGCGCCTCGTACATTCACATTAAGTGCATATGGTCCGAATAAAAAAATGAATATGGGTTATGGTGGCGTTGTATTTACGGACAATGTTGGTCCTACCCGCCGAACCGGATTTAATTTTTCTTATGCGTATCACTTAAAGTTGAAAGAAGATTTAAAATTGTCATTTGGAGTTTCAGCAGGTATGCTGCAGTTTATGATTGATGGTCATAAAATCACCACGCATGATCCGGGTGATGCAGTTATTAGCAATGGACTGCAATGGTCGATGGAGTTCGATGCACAATTCGGGTTTTATTTGTATTCGAAAAAATGGTTTGTGGGGGGAGTTGTTCCTCAATTATTGCACAACAAACTTTATTTCTTTTCCAATCAACTCACCACCGGATCGTATTTATTGTACCACTACAATTTAATGGGGGGATATAAATTCGACTTAAATGAGGACTTCCAGTTAGAACCAACCTTCCTTGTGAAATACGTAAAACCTATTCCCGTTCAGCTCGATTTAATGGCTCGCTTAATTTATAAAGATGAGGTATGGTTAGGGGCATCTTACCGAACAATGGATGCCGTTTCTATTATGGCAGGATACAAATACAAGAATTATCTGAGTATTGGATATGCTTATGATATTACCACTTCCAACATTAAAAATTATTCTTCAGGAACGCATGAGTTGATGTTGGGAATCCGATTTGTTCGCCGGCAGAAAGAATCAAAATCGAAACTCTGATTATTCGCGAATCAGTTTTTTTCTGATTAGTCCGTTGGGTGTTACAATTTCCAAAATGTAAACCGAAGCGGGCATTTCTTCGAAATGAAGTTCGGCGTTTATTTTTTCCGACTTCAGTAATCGACCGTTTAAATCATACAAATTGGCAATCGAATTTGCTGCACCGGTTATATAAACCAATCCATCGGAAGGATTCGGATAAATTTGAATTTCATCTGGCGAATTATCATTTATTCCTACTGTTGCCAAATTAATCGTAAAACTTAAGGTGTCCGTAAAACAGGAATTGCTCACTTGTTGAATAACAGTATAGGTTCCAATTGTTCCAAAATCGTGAACCAGTGGCGAGCCATAATAGGTATTCCCATTGATGATCCATAAATAGGAATCTGCATCTGTAGATTGGTTATTTAATTCGATGGTAGTTGCATTTAATTGTGAAATTGTAAATGCTGGATGAGGGTGATCAATGGCAACATTCCATGTGTCGAGACTATCAAACACTACATCATAAGCCACTTGCTGTAAGAAACTGGCTACGGGCGTACTTAATCCGGAGGTATAAGATAAGCCTACGGGACTTTTTTGAAACAGGGTTGAATAAAAAACACAAGCAGTTAAATAAGTTCCTTCAATACTGGGATGAGAATTATCGGCTTGATACAAATTGATGGTACTATCTAATTCACGACAACGTTTCCATGCTTCACCGGCTGGTGCCACACTTGCATGGTTGAGGTCGCCCATTTCTACATAACTATAGCGTAATCGCGATTGCATACCATCGAAGGTGCATAAAATGGGGTAGAATGCACAATTGCTCTGATCGCCGTATTTTCTTCCCCAGGTCATGTAAAACACAGTCTCAGCACAGGAATCTGCCACGTGAATGAGACTATCCAGCATATGTGCATAGGGATAGGTGTCGCTCTCAACTTGTGCAGGGGGAAAAGAGGGCATTTGACTTTGTTCCTGCAACACAACAAAATCCCAATTCCCCTGTGCAATTTTTGCAAGAGAAGTCGCATTGGTTGAGTGGCCCTGAAAGGTATATCCGCCTGGAGCATTCATGTCCGTATACACCGTATCTCCTCCCGACAGTGCAAGATTACTAAAGGTGAGAGGAAGATTATTTACTTGTGTATAGGAGTTGCCCAGAAATAAAACGCGTTTGGTTTGAGCATGGAGTTGTAATGTGCAGGACAATACCAGTAAAAGAAAAATGAAACGTGACATGAAAATGTTTTTTTTCAAAACGGATTAAGAATCCAGGGGTTGCTTTTAAAAAACGGAGTAGAATTGGAAACCCAACTTCAGTAAAGAAAATTATTATAGGGATAACGAACAGCAAAAATTTCCTTTACCATTTCGTACATCACTTCCCTTAACTCTTCGAGATTAATTCTTTTCTCTGCAGAAATAAATACCACCTGGTTAGGCGACATCCGCGACATCCAGCTTCGTTTCAATTCTTCCAACGAAACATTTTCACGGGTGATGGGACTCAGGTCTCCTTCTTCTTTTTCAATATGACGATAAGCGTCTATTTTATTAAAAACAACTATGGTAGGTTTATCCAGCGCGCCAATATCTTTTAAGGTTTCATTAACCACTGCATAATGTTCCTCAAAATTCGGATGCGAAATATCGATGACATGAACCAACAAATCAGCCTCCCTCACTTCATCAAGAGTGCTTTTGAATGATTCAATGAGTTGAGTAGGTAATTTGCGAATAAACCCAACCGTATCCGTCAACAAAAA carries:
- a CDS encoding type IX secretion system membrane protein PorP/SprF; amino-acid sequence: MRRIFIFLFLLSAFTSDAQHHPMFSQYFFNDFFINPAVAGSHEWYDVRSNHRYQWVGLTDAPRTFTLSAYGPNKKMNMGYGGVVFTDNVGPTRRTGFNFSYAYHLKLKEDLKLSFGVSAGMLQFMIDGHKITTHDPGDAVISNGLQWSMEFDAQFGFYLYSKKWFVGGVVPQLLHNKLYFFSNQLTTGSYLLYHYNLMGGYKFDLNEDFQLEPTFLVKYVKPIPVQLDLMARLIYKDEVWLGASYRTMDAVSIMAGYKYKNYLSIGYAYDITTSNIKNYSSGTHELMLGIRFVRRQKESKSKL
- a CDS encoding T9SS type A sorting domain-containing protein; the protein is MSRFIFLLLVLSCTLQLHAQTKRVLFLGNSYTQVNNLPLTFSNLALSGGDTVYTDMNAPGGYTFQGHSTNATSLAKIAQGNWDFVVLQEQSQMPSFPPAQVESDTYPYAHMLDSLIHVADSCAETVFYMTWGRKYGDQSNCAFYPILCTFDGMQSRLRYSYVEMGDLNHASVAPAGEAWKRCRELDSTINLYQADNSHPSIEGTYLTACVFYSTLFQKSPVGLSYTSGLSTPVASFLQQVAYDVVFDSLDTWNVAIDHPHPAFTISQLNATTIELNNQSTDADSYLWIINGNTYYGSPLVHDFGTIGTYTVIQQVSNSCFTDTLSFTINLATVGINDNSPDEIQIYPNPSDGLVYITGAANSIANLYDLNGRLLKSEKINAELHFEEMPASVYILEIVTPNGLIRKKLIRE